Proteins encoded in a region of the Streptomyces sp. NBC_01471 genome:
- a CDS encoding dihydrofolate reductase family protein, with product MSTLIVTAFITLDGVMQAPGGPGEDVDEGFEHGGWQVPYVDQDFMGLMKGIFERTADHLLLGRKTYDLFAAHWPRVTDENDPIAVKLNAMPKYVASRTRNSLEWHNSLLLKGEAAESVAELKERLDGVIMTQGSADLIRTLQQHDLVDEYRLLVNPVIIGTGKRLFAEGAAPAAWTLTESRVTGAGVQYCAYERAGKPEYGSFLLDEQE from the coding sequence ATGAGCACGCTGATCGTCACCGCGTTCATCACTCTGGACGGCGTCATGCAGGCCCCGGGCGGCCCGGGCGAGGACGTCGACGAAGGCTTCGAGCACGGCGGCTGGCAGGTCCCCTACGTCGACCAGGACTTCATGGGCCTCATGAAGGGCATCTTCGAGCGGACCGCCGACCACCTCCTGCTCGGCCGGAAGACGTATGACCTCTTCGCCGCTCACTGGCCTCGCGTCACCGACGAGAACGACCCGATCGCCGTGAAACTCAACGCCATGCCCAAGTACGTCGCCTCGCGCACCCGGAACAGCCTGGAGTGGCACAACTCCCTTCTCCTGAAAGGTGAAGCCGCCGAGAGCGTCGCGGAACTCAAGGAGCGGCTCGACGGCGTGATCATGACGCAGGGCAGCGCCGACCTCATCCGCACCCTGCAGCAGCACGACCTCGTCGACGAGTACCGGCTGCTCGTCAACCCCGTGATCATCGGCACCGGCAAGCGCCTCTTCGCCGAGGGCGCCGCCCCCGCCGCCTGGACGCTCACGGAATCCCGCGTCACCGGCGCGGGCGTGCAGTACTGCGCCTACGAACGGGCGGGAAAGCCCGAGTACGGTTCGTTCCTGCTGGACGAGCAGGAGTGA
- a CDS encoding GtrA family protein, with amino-acid sequence MAVRGEQAVRVTSPPPKAREVAKFAAVGVSGVAVNLLVFNLLRHTTSIPVVSASVLATVVSIVFNYIGFRYFAYRERDKSGCTREMGLFLLFSAIGLVIENGVLYLATYGFGWDSPLQSNVFKFIGIGIATLFRFWSYRTWVFRAIPAPSNESDA; translated from the coding sequence ATGGCTGTACGAGGCGAGCAAGCGGTACGAGTCACATCGCCGCCTCCGAAGGCGCGGGAGGTCGCGAAATTCGCTGCTGTCGGCGTGTCTGGTGTAGCGGTCAACCTCCTTGTGTTCAACCTCCTGCGCCACACCACCTCGATACCGGTGGTGAGCGCGAGTGTGCTCGCCACCGTCGTTTCGATCGTCTTCAATTACATAGGATTCCGTTACTTCGCCTACCGGGAACGGGACAAAAGTGGCTGCACCCGCGAGATGGGTCTCTTTCTGCTGTTCAGCGCCATTGGCCTGGTGATAGAGAACGGTGTTCTCTATCTGGCGACCTATGGCTTCGGATGGGACAGCCCGCTCCAGAGCAACGTCTTCAAATTCATCGGCATCGGAATCGCCACACTCTTCAGATTCTGGTCCTACCGGACCTGGGTGTTCCGGGCGATACCCGCGCCCTCGAACGAGTCTGACGCCTGA
- a CDS encoding TetR/AcrR family transcriptional regulator — MASTLRRPSRVAKLPPRERILDAAEELFQREGIRQVGVQAIADKAETTKMAIYRHFETKDALVAEWLRIVAADYQAAFDRVETEYPDRPEEQILGLARFIAEGLPAISYRGCPFINSLAELPDRLHPARQVIEDHKAHQTRRLIGMCTKAQMPDPEQAAAEITFVLEGAQVSTQNGSIDQTADRLMKIVEAIVDRHRSRLGACGAAN; from the coding sequence ATGGCATCGACGCTCAGAAGGCCAAGCAGAGTGGCGAAGCTGCCGCCTCGTGAGCGCATTCTCGACGCGGCCGAAGAGCTCTTCCAGAGGGAAGGGATCCGGCAGGTGGGGGTCCAGGCGATCGCCGACAAGGCCGAGACCACCAAAATGGCGATCTACCGACACTTCGAGACCAAGGACGCGCTGGTCGCGGAGTGGCTGCGGATCGTCGCCGCGGACTATCAGGCGGCCTTCGACCGCGTGGAAACCGAATACCCCGACCGGCCCGAGGAGCAGATTCTGGGCCTGGCCCGCTTCATCGCCGAGGGGCTGCCGGCGATCTCATACAGGGGCTGCCCGTTCATCAACTCCCTCGCCGAGCTGCCCGACCGCCTTCATCCGGCACGGCAAGTGATCGAGGACCACAAGGCCCACCAGACCCGCAGGCTGATCGGCATGTGCACCAAGGCACAGATGCCCGACCCCGAACAGGCCGCAGCCGAGATCACCTTCGTACTCGAAGGGGCGCAGGTCAGCACACAGAACGGAAGCATCGATCAGACGGCAGACCGACTGATGAAGATCGTCGAGGCAATCGTGGACCGGCACCGCTCCCGCCTCGGCGCATGCGGGGCGGCCAACTGA
- a CDS encoding glycoside hydrolase family 25 protein, with protein MLHGIDVSTYQSSFDTDGLGFVFIKASEGHTYVNPRLTTQTKLARDGGCVTGFYHFLWPGNIQTQAEYFVSKAPEKAGDLLAVDWETTGDQTRASNAEKDSFIRAVKKLRPHNRVLLYTNRDFWLNHDTTSYAGDGLWIADYTTAGKPRIKATWTFHQYTDSPLDKDVAHSRFASKSALEEWATP; from the coding sequence ATGCTGCACGGCATCGATGTCAGTACGTACCAGTCGTCGTTCGACACCGACGGGCTGGGCTTTGTGTTCATCAAGGCCTCGGAGGGCCACACTTACGTCAACCCACGGCTGACCACACAGACCAAACTGGCGCGGGACGGCGGTTGCGTCACCGGCTTCTACCACTTCCTGTGGCCGGGCAACATCCAGACGCAGGCCGAGTACTTCGTGAGCAAAGCCCCCGAGAAGGCGGGTGATCTGCTCGCGGTGGACTGGGAGACCACCGGCGATCAGACCCGGGCCAGCAACGCCGAGAAGGACAGTTTCATCCGCGCGGTGAAGAAGCTGCGGCCGCACAACCGGGTACTGCTGTACACGAACCGCGACTTCTGGCTGAACCACGACACCACGTCGTACGCCGGGGACGGGCTGTGGATCGCGGACTACACCACGGCGGGCAAGCCCAGGATCAAGGCGACCTGGACGTTCCACCAGTACACCGACAGCCCGCTCGACAAGGACGTGGCCCACTCGCGCTTCGCGAGCAAGAGCGCGCTGGAGGAGTGGGCCACGCCGTAG
- the glyA gene encoding serine hydroxymethyltransferase — MSLLDSSLHELDPDVAAAVDAELVRQQSTLEMIASENFAPVAVMEAQGSVLTNKYAEGYPGRRYYGGCEHVDVIETIAIDRVKALFGAEHANVQPHSGAQANAAAMFALLKPGDTIMGLNLAHGGHLTHGMKINFSGKLYNVVAYHVDEETGEVDMAEVARLAKESQPKLIVAGWSAYPRQLDFAAFRRIADEVGAYLMVDMAHFAGLVAAGLHPSPVPHAHVVTTTTHKTLGGPRGGVILSTAELAKKINSAVFPGQQGGPLEHVIAAKAVSFKVAATDEFKERQQRTLDGARILAERLVQADVTEHGVSVLSGGTDVHLVLVDLRNSELDGQQAEDRLHEIGITVNRNAVPNDPRPPMVTSGLRIGTPALATRGLQAEDFSEVADIIAAALKPAYDREALAARVSALAEKFPLYPGLK; from the coding sequence ATGTCACTTCTTGATTCCTCCCTCCACGAGCTCGACCCGGACGTCGCCGCCGCTGTCGACGCCGAGCTGGTCCGCCAGCAGTCCACCCTCGAAATGATCGCCTCGGAGAACTTCGCTCCGGTCGCGGTCATGGAGGCCCAGGGCTCCGTCCTCACCAACAAGTACGCCGAGGGCTACCCGGGCCGCCGCTACTACGGCGGCTGCGAACACGTCGACGTCATCGAGACGATCGCGATCGACCGCGTCAAGGCGCTCTTCGGCGCCGAGCACGCGAACGTCCAGCCCCACTCGGGCGCCCAGGCGAACGCTGCCGCGATGTTCGCGCTGCTCAAGCCCGGCGACACGATCATGGGTCTGAACCTCGCCCACGGCGGGCACCTGACCCACGGGATGAAGATCAACTTCTCCGGCAAGCTCTACAACGTGGTCGCGTACCACGTCGACGAGGAGACCGGCGAGGTCGACATGGCCGAGGTCGCCCGCCTCGCCAAGGAGTCCCAGCCGAAGCTGATCGTGGCCGGCTGGTCCGCCTACCCGCGCCAGCTGGACTTCGCCGCTTTCCGGCGGATCGCCGACGAGGTCGGCGCGTACCTGATGGTCGACATGGCGCACTTCGCGGGCCTGGTGGCCGCGGGGCTGCACCCCTCGCCCGTCCCGCACGCGCACGTCGTCACCACGACCACGCACAAGACGCTGGGCGGCCCGCGCGGTGGCGTGATCCTCTCCACCGCCGAGCTGGCGAAGAAGATCAACTCCGCGGTCTTCCCCGGTCAGCAGGGCGGCCCGCTGGAGCACGTGATCGCGGCCAAGGCGGTCTCCTTCAAGGTCGCGGCGACGGACGAGTTCAAGGAGCGCCAGCAGCGCACCCTGGACGGCGCCCGCATCCTGGCCGAGCGTCTGGTACAGGCCGATGTCACCGAGCACGGTGTCTCGGTCCTCTCCGGCGGCACCGACGTGCACCTGGTCCTGGTGGATCTGCGCAACTCGGAGCTGGACGGCCAGCAGGCCGAGGACCGTCTCCACGAGATCGGCATCACGGTCAACCGCAACGCCGTCCCGAACGACCCCCGCCCGCCGATGGTCACGTCGGGGCTGCGGATCGGTACGCCGGCGCTGGCCACCCGCGGTCTCCAGGCCGAGGACTTCTCCGAGGTCGCGGACATCATCGCGGCCGCGCTGAAGCCGGCCTACGACCGGGAGGCGCTGGCCGCCCGGGTCTCCGCACTGGCTGAGAAGTTCCCGCTCTACCCCGGGCTGAAGTAG
- a CDS encoding amidase — MKVSEYVSFDAVGLAELVAKGEVLPAELEAAAREAVQAVDPQINAVVETWQTDDEPVPGSTPLAGVPFLIKDIAVAMAGRRMELGSRLAAGNVVGADSSLMQRFRRAGLVTFGRTATPEMAYGISTESALYGATRNPWDLERSAGGSSGGAAAAVAAGVVPVAHGTDAAGSLRIPAAYNGLFGIKPTRGRVSMGPDVDEVFNGLAVHGSVSRTVRDSAVLLDQIRGPESGDPYFAQQPSRPYAEEVTRHPGSLRIGVLTQAWGGRRTTAPVTDALSRTVRLLESLGHQVNEVEVDLGADWEEFVLANARLMTVNLTTMVDGLAAALGRPVDSSTLEPATLAGYHYGQRVGGAQFLTALAMRNRVARSLARYFDAYDILLTPTLPEPPVPLGTHAEGVETLDGLGWIERINDLSPFTMPFNVAGTPAMSVPVTAYAGTGLPVGMQFAAGYGLESRLFRLAGQLEQASPWSGRTPTVWAGNHPAR, encoded by the coding sequence GTGAAAGTTTCTGAGTACGTGAGCTTCGACGCAGTCGGGCTGGCGGAGCTGGTGGCCAAGGGCGAGGTACTCCCCGCCGAGCTGGAGGCAGCCGCGCGCGAGGCTGTGCAGGCAGTTGATCCGCAGATCAACGCCGTCGTGGAGACGTGGCAGACCGACGACGAACCTGTCCCTGGCAGCACACCACTGGCCGGCGTCCCGTTTCTGATCAAAGACATCGCGGTGGCCATGGCCGGGAGGCGGATGGAGCTGGGAAGCCGCCTGGCGGCCGGTAACGTCGTCGGCGCCGACTCCTCGCTGATGCAGCGCTTCCGGCGCGCGGGCCTCGTGACGTTCGGGCGCACCGCGACTCCGGAGATGGCCTATGGCATCTCGACGGAATCAGCGTTGTACGGCGCGACCCGCAACCCGTGGGACCTGGAGCGCAGCGCGGGCGGATCCAGTGGAGGCGCGGCCGCCGCTGTCGCCGCCGGGGTGGTTCCGGTCGCCCATGGCACCGATGCCGCCGGATCGCTTCGTATCCCCGCCGCCTACAACGGGCTCTTCGGGATCAAGCCCACCCGTGGCCGGGTGTCCATGGGGCCCGACGTCGACGAGGTCTTCAACGGCCTGGCCGTGCACGGCAGCGTCAGCCGCACCGTACGCGACAGTGCGGTACTGCTCGACCAGATACGCGGCCCGGAATCGGGCGACCCCTACTTCGCCCAGCAGCCGTCACGGCCGTACGCGGAGGAAGTCACCCGTCATCCGGGCTCGTTGCGCATCGGTGTCCTCACCCAGGCGTGGGGCGGACGCCGTACTACCGCACCGGTGACCGACGCCCTCTCCCGCACCGTGCGGTTGCTTGAATCCCTCGGCCACCAGGTGAACGAGGTTGAGGTCGACCTCGGCGCCGACTGGGAGGAATTCGTCCTGGCCAACGCCCGGCTCATGACGGTGAACCTCACCACCATGGTCGACGGCCTGGCCGCCGCCCTCGGCCGTCCCGTCGACTCCTCGACCCTTGAGCCGGCGACCCTCGCCGGCTACCACTACGGGCAGCGGGTCGGCGGCGCGCAGTTCCTCACCGCTCTCGCGATGCGGAACCGGGTGGCCCGAAGCCTGGCGCGGTACTTCGACGCGTACGACATCCTCCTCACGCCGACCCTGCCGGAGCCTCCCGTGCCTCTGGGCACCCATGCCGAAGGTGTGGAGACACTGGACGGTCTCGGCTGGATCGAGCGCATCAATGACCTGTCGCCCTTCACCATGCCGTTCAACGTGGCGGGCACGCCCGCCATGTCCGTACCCGTGACGGCCTACGCCGGGACGGGGCTCCCGGTCGGTATGCAGTTCGCCGCTGGATACGGCCTTGAAAGCCGGCTCTTCCGCCTCGCCGGACAACTCGAACAGGCAAGTCCGTGGTCAGGCCGAACCCCCACGGTATGGGCAGGGAACCACCCAGCCCGCTGA
- a CDS encoding alpha/beta hydrolase — translation MVERIDVRIPLPDGIELAAWLFLPENAEKPLPAITMAHGFGGTRHHSIEHTARRFSEAGYAVLLHDHRNFGDSGGTPRQDIDPHQQIADWRWAITYLGTRGEIDEQRIGVWGFSYAGGHALVLGATDRRIKAVYAQAPTVSGYETGLRRVPPHEVRALEERFHQDERDQLAGKPPVYVPFVDTDTSHGPLAAYPQKGAADFYLNRAPDDTWTNKVTLQSNRRARAYEPGQWISRIAPTPLLMLVAKDDDVAPADIALDGFNRAREPKKLVLTDGNHFLSYIQQFELASTVAIDWFDTHLRTAPAPTGEPAPLRPTSTRTLGHHPTDGK, via the coding sequence ATGGTTGAGCGCATCGACGTACGCATTCCCCTGCCCGACGGCATCGAACTGGCCGCCTGGCTGTTCCTTCCCGAAAACGCCGAGAAGCCGTTGCCCGCCATCACCATGGCCCACGGCTTCGGCGGCACCCGCCATCACAGCATCGAGCACACAGCCCGCCGCTTCAGCGAGGCCGGCTACGCGGTTCTCCTCCACGACCATCGCAACTTCGGCGACAGCGGCGGCACACCTCGCCAGGACATCGACCCCCACCAGCAGATCGCGGACTGGCGATGGGCGATCACCTACCTCGGCACACGCGGAGAAATCGACGAACAGCGTATCGGCGTCTGGGGATTCAGCTACGCCGGTGGTCACGCCCTCGTCCTCGGGGCCACCGACCGCCGCATCAAAGCCGTTTACGCCCAGGCCCCCACCGTCAGCGGCTACGAGACCGGACTGCGCCGCGTCCCGCCCCACGAGGTACGCGCCCTGGAAGAGCGCTTCCACCAGGACGAACGCGACCAGCTGGCCGGCAAGCCGCCCGTCTACGTACCTTTCGTCGACACCGACACGAGCCATGGCCCCCTGGCGGCATACCCACAGAAAGGCGCGGCCGACTTCTACCTGAACCGGGCACCGGACGACACGTGGACGAACAAGGTGACCCTTCAGTCCAACCGCCGTGCCCGCGCCTACGAACCCGGCCAGTGGATCTCCCGCATCGCCCCCACCCCCCTGCTGATGCTCGTGGCAAAGGACGACGACGTCGCCCCCGCCGACATCGCCCTCGACGGCTTCAACCGCGCCCGCGAACCGAAAAAGCTCGTCCTCACGGACGGCAACCACTTCTTGTCCTACATCCAGCAGTTCGAACTCGCTTCCACGGTCGCGATCGACTGGTTCGACACCCACCTCAGGACGGCTCCCGCCCCGACCGGTGAACCTGCCCCGCTGCGTCCAACCTCGACACGGACACTCGGGCACCACCCGACGGACGGTAAGTGA
- a CDS encoding L-serine ammonia-lyase, translating to MAISVFDLFSVGIGPSSSHTVGPMRAARMFAARLKNEGLLAHTGSVRAELFGSLGATGHGHGTPKAVLLGLEGESPRTVDVEHADARIEQIRTSGRINLLGAHEIAFDYDTDLVLHRRKALPYHANGMTVFAYDTEGAPLLEKTYYSVGGGFVVDEDAVGEDRIVLDDTVLKHPFRTGDELLRLTRETGLSISALMLENEKAWRTEAEIRAGLLDIWGVMQSCVARGMSREGILPGGLKVRRRAANSARQLRAEGEPLARAMEWITLYAMAVNEENAAGGRVVTAPTNGAAGIIPAVLHYYMNFIPGADEDGIVRFLLSAGAIGMLFKENASISGAEVGCQGEVGSACSMAAGALAEVLGGSPEKVENAAEIGMEHNLGLTCDPVGGLVQIPCIERNGMAAVKAVTAAKMAMRGDGSHKVSLDKVIKTMKETGADMSVKYKETARGGLAVNIIEC from the coding sequence GTGGCCATATCGGTCTTCGACCTCTTCTCGGTCGGCATCGGCCCCTCCAGCTCCCACACGGTGGGCCCCATGCGGGCCGCCCGGATGTTCGCCGCCCGCCTGAAGAACGAGGGCCTGCTGGCCCACACCGGCTCGGTCCGCGCCGAGCTCTTCGGCTCGCTGGGCGCGACGGGCCACGGACACGGCACCCCCAAGGCGGTGCTCCTCGGCCTGGAGGGCGAGTCCCCCCGCACGGTCGACGTCGAGCACGCCGACGCGCGCATCGAGCAGATCCGCACCAGTGGCCGCATCAACCTCCTCGGTGCGCACGAGATCGCCTTCGACTACGACACGGACCTGGTCCTGCACCGGCGCAAGGCCCTGCCGTACCACGCGAACGGGATGACGGTCTTCGCGTACGACACCGAGGGCGCCCCGCTCCTGGAGAAGACGTACTACTCGGTGGGCGGCGGTTTCGTGGTGGACGAGGACGCCGTCGGCGAGGACCGCATCGTCCTCGACGACACCGTCCTGAAGCACCCCTTCCGCACGGGCGACGAGCTGCTGCGGCTGACCCGGGAGACGGGTCTGTCCATCTCGGCGCTGATGCTGGAGAACGAGAAGGCCTGGCGCACCGAGGCGGAAATCCGGGCAGGGCTGCTGGACATCTGGGGCGTCATGCAGTCGTGTGTCGCCCGCGGCATGTCCCGTGAGGGCATCCTCCCCGGCGGCCTCAAGGTCCGCCGCCGCGCGGCCAATTCGGCCCGCCAGCTGCGCGCCGAGGGCGAGCCGCTCGCCCGCGCCATGGAGTGGATCACGCTCTACGCGATGGCCGTGAACGAGGAGAACGCGGCGGGCGGCCGTGTCGTCACCGCCCCGACGAACGGCGCGGCCGGCATCATCCCCGCCGTTCTGCACTACTACATGAACTTCATCCCCGGAGCCGACGAGGACGGCATCGTCCGTTTCCTGCTCTCCGCCGGTGCCATCGGCATGCTCTTCAAGGAGAACGCCTCGATCTCCGGCGCCGAGGTCGGCTGCCAGGGCGAGGTCGGCTCCGCCTGCTCCATGGCGGCGGGCGCGCTGGCCGAGGTCCTGGGCGGCTCTCCCGAGAAGGTGGAGAACGCGGCGGAGATCGGCATGGAACACAACCTCGGCCTGACCTGCGACCCGGTCGGCGGACTCGTCCAGATCCCGTGCATCGAGCGGAACGGCATGGCGGCGGTCAAGGCGGTCACGGCGGCCAAGATGGCGATGCGCGGAGACGGCAGCCACAAGGTCTCCCTGGACAAGGTCATCAAGACGATGAAGGAGACCGGCGCCGACATGTCGGTCAAGTACAAGGAGACGGCGCGGGGCGGGCTCGCGGTGAACATCATCGAGTGCTGA
- the gcvH gene encoding glycine cleavage system protein GcvH — translation MSNPQQLRYSKEHEWLSVAEDGVSTVGITEFAANALGDVVFAQLPEVGDTVTAGETCGELESTKSVSDLYAPVSGEITAVNQDVVDDPSLVNTAPYEGGWLFKVSVTGEPDDLLSADEYAAFSAGN, via the coding sequence ATGAGCAACCCCCAGCAGCTGCGTTACAGCAAGGAGCACGAGTGGCTGTCGGTCGCCGAGGACGGCGTCTCGACGGTCGGCATCACGGAGTTCGCGGCCAACGCGCTCGGTGACGTCGTCTTCGCCCAGCTCCCTGAGGTCGGTGACACGGTCACCGCGGGTGAGACCTGCGGCGAGCTGGAGTCGACCAAGTCGGTCAGCGATCTGTACGCCCCGGTCTCCGGTGAGATCACCGCGGTCAACCAGGACGTCGTCGACGACCCGTCGCTGGTGAACACCGCCCCGTACGAGGGTGGTTGGCTGTTCAAGGTGAGCGTCACCGGCGAGCCGGACGACCTGCTCTCCGCCGACGAGTACGCCGCTTTCTCCGCCGGCAACTAG
- a CDS encoding TetR family transcriptional regulator: protein MTTSARSEETRARLLAAARTEFAEHGMSGARVDRIAVRAGANKERIYGHFGSKEKLFSAVVAEALNDHAVRVGLPDGDPGEYAGRMYDFHRSNPELTRMMMWEALYYGDLALPDDGVRSAHYARKAAALEESTGGRLAGDAAATFLALIGVAVWPLAFPQMARLVLGAGQEQPDPEALRAYVVETARRLAPSRYVQEG from the coding sequence ATGACGACAAGCGCCCGCAGCGAGGAGACCCGCGCCCGACTGCTGGCGGCCGCGCGCACGGAGTTCGCCGAACACGGCATGAGCGGCGCCCGCGTCGACCGCATCGCTGTGCGGGCCGGGGCCAACAAGGAGCGCATCTACGGGCACTTCGGCAGCAAGGAGAAGCTGTTCTCCGCAGTCGTCGCGGAAGCGCTGAACGACCACGCGGTGCGGGTCGGGCTGCCGGACGGCGACCCGGGCGAGTACGCGGGACGGATGTACGACTTCCACCGGAGCAACCCGGAGCTGACCCGGATGATGATGTGGGAGGCCCTGTACTACGGAGATCTGGCGCTGCCCGACGACGGGGTGCGCAGCGCGCACTACGCGCGGAAGGCGGCCGCGCTGGAGGAGTCCACGGGCGGGCGGCTCGCCGGGGACGCCGCCGCGACGTTCCTCGCCCTGATCGGTGTGGCGGTCTGGCCGCTGGCGTTTCCGCAGATGGCACGGCTGGTTCTGGGTGCCGGGCAGGAGCAGCCCGACCCCGAAGCGCTGCGGGCCTACGTGGTGGAGACCGCCCGGAGGCTGGCCCCGTCCCGGTACGTGCAGGAGGGGTGA
- a CDS encoding beta-ketoacyl synthase — protein sequence MATRTDVWVTGLGATTPLGGDVPSTWAAMTAGDSGISSLDGESWARQLPVRIGARMRQDPAESLKRTEARRLDRCEQAALVCAREAWTDAGAPAVDPERLAVVIGTGIGGVLSLLGQNRVLEESGPRKVSPHTVPMLMANGPAAWVSIDLGAKGGAHTPVSACASGAEAIAHGLDLIRAGRADIVVAGGSEASLHPLPLTAFAQMMALSAANDDPDGASRPFDAARNGFVLGEGAAVLVLESADHARARAARAHGAVAGAGTTSSAGHITASDPDGQVRAIQKALRDAELTPGDIGHVHAHATSTPQGDLAEAEAVAAAVGTHPVVTATKSMTGHLLGASGALGAMAAVLALRDGSVPPTRNLTRLDDRVPLDVVTGTARSGCWDAALANSFGFGGHNVSLVLTSPR from the coding sequence ATGGCGACAAGAACGGATGTCTGGGTCACCGGGCTGGGGGCCACCACGCCCCTCGGCGGCGATGTCCCGAGTACCTGGGCCGCGATGACGGCGGGCGACAGCGGGATCAGCAGCCTGGACGGTGAGAGCTGGGCCCGGCAGCTGCCGGTGCGGATCGGGGCCCGGATGCGCCAGGACCCGGCAGAGTCACTGAAGCGCACCGAGGCCCGCCGGCTCGACCGGTGCGAACAGGCCGCGCTCGTCTGCGCCCGCGAGGCATGGACGGACGCGGGAGCACCCGCCGTCGATCCGGAGCGGCTCGCTGTCGTGATCGGTACGGGAATCGGCGGCGTGCTCTCCCTGCTCGGGCAGAACCGCGTACTGGAGGAGTCCGGCCCGAGGAAGGTCTCGCCGCACACCGTCCCCATGCTCATGGCCAACGGTCCCGCCGCCTGGGTCTCCATCGACCTGGGCGCCAAGGGCGGAGCGCACACCCCGGTGAGCGCCTGCGCCTCCGGGGCGGAGGCCATCGCACACGGTCTCGACCTCATCCGGGCCGGCCGGGCCGACATCGTGGTGGCAGGCGGCTCCGAGGCGAGCCTGCACCCCCTGCCGCTGACCGCCTTCGCGCAGATGATGGCGCTGTCGGCGGCCAACGACGATCCGGACGGCGCCTCACGCCCCTTCGACGCCGCACGGAACGGCTTCGTGCTCGGTGAGGGCGCCGCCGTCCTGGTCCTGGAGAGCGCCGACCACGCCCGCGCCCGCGCCGCGCGGGCACACGGAGCGGTGGCCGGGGCGGGGACGACGTCCAGCGCCGGGCACATCACCGCTTCCGACCCCGATGGACAGGTCAGGGCGATCCAGAAGGCGTTGCGGGACGCGGAGCTCACCCCCGGGGACATCGGGCACGTCCACGCGCACGCCACATCCACCCCGCAGGGCGACCTCGCCGAGGCGGAAGCGGTCGCGGCCGCCGTCGGCACCCATCCGGTGGTCACGGCCACCAAATCCATGACCGGTCACCTCCTGGGCGCCTCCGGCGCGTTGGGCGCGATGGCGGCGGTCCTGGCGCTGCGGGACGGATCCGTTCCGCCGACCCGCAACCTGACCCGGCTCGACGACCGCGTACCGCTGGATGTCGTCACCGGCACGGCCCGCAGCGGGTGTTGGGACGCGGCCCTGGCGAACTCGTTCGGCTTCGGCGGCCACAACGTTTCCCTGGTTCTCACTTCGCCCAGGTGA
- a CDS encoding VOC family protein, with protein sequence MSYDQRYPHESALPTAGVQLNHTAVYASDRHLSAEFLTAVLGLKAGAPFGPFLPVDLGNGVTLDYYEKRDEPIQSQHYAFLVPDEQFDAVITRLEVLGVTYYADPSHTEPGQINRLFGGRGAYFDDPDGHNMEVMTRPYVRPQGATGL encoded by the coding sequence ATGTCCTATGACCAGCGGTACCCGCATGAATCCGCGCTGCCGACGGCCGGCGTCCAGCTGAACCACACTGCCGTCTACGCAAGCGACCGGCACCTGTCTGCCGAGTTCCTCACCGCGGTCCTGGGCCTGAAGGCCGGCGCCCCGTTTGGACCGTTCCTGCCCGTCGACCTCGGCAATGGCGTGACGCTCGACTACTACGAGAAGAGGGACGAGCCGATCCAGTCGCAGCACTACGCCTTCCTTGTCCCTGACGAGCAGTTCGACGCTGTTATCACCCGTCTGGAGGTGCTCGGGGTCACCTACTACGCCGACCCCAGCCACACCGAACCCGGCCAGATCAACCGTCTGTTCGGTGGTCGCGGCGCCTACTTCGACGACCCGGACGGTCACAACATGGAGGTCATGACCCGGCCTTACGTCCGCCCTCAGGGCGCGACAGGGCTGTGA